The Streptococcaceae bacterium ESL0729 genome has a segment encoding these proteins:
- a CDS encoding cell division site-positioning protein MapZ family protein, whose product MTKKDFKEEEVKKAGFTPDHEAPHADLASKSQDDSKAKLDKKKVEQVLDFGEISDMTIEEIQDKVRAGEEAQARNESLLDAYIRENRFEIEKNKKIRKEELIPQELLKAREELVAKAVQLAENLDQLDAKIEAEEIELAKKEEEVLEKSETLSDSTESAESSENEAGIISEQSPAASKEEARQEKIVQEEAQEKIQSDEQVEDSSQAHKQDQQDQKDDFDQIILDDGEATLAADSKAEVEPNFTPNKETPTKLAPKPSATKLVYLSLLAVLVLGGAFLAKNQYDHHQKLVLEQKEQAAKDEDLKKREASFDTLFASFYTDKNKDALKNSSLSNYDNLVKDLDSVKDSSKYASYQTEVSDLKAQITSLDEINSKFQTDVISDGKVNQDAKVKDGADFNINKSNLASLNQAIDSAIALGKNQQAEAAQKAEEARKAEEAKQAEEARKAEEAKQAAAAQAAEASKAQANAGANSGSSEAATSPKVDQDSLSRVPINQAAIADTSNPAWTWKAGVLDNVLNISRQRGYFEGDNYYIKPVNIINGNGYYNLYKSDGTYLFSINCKTGYFFGNASGHALDY is encoded by the coding sequence ATGACGAAAAAGGATTTTAAGGAAGAAGAAGTTAAAAAAGCTGGATTTACTCCAGACCATGAAGCTCCACATGCTGACCTTGCTAGTAAGAGCCAGGATGATTCTAAGGCTAAACTAGATAAGAAGAAGGTCGAGCAGGTTCTTGATTTTGGTGAAATTTCAGACATGACCATTGAAGAGATTCAAGATAAGGTTAGGGCTGGTGAAGAAGCTCAGGCTAGAAATGAATCCCTCCTTGATGCCTACATTAGGGAAAATCGTTTTGAGATTGAAAAAAATAAAAAAATTCGCAAGGAAGAATTAATTCCCCAAGAACTTTTAAAGGCCCGTGAGGAACTTGTAGCAAAGGCAGTTCAATTGGCTGAAAATCTTGACCAATTAGATGCCAAAATTGAAGCTGAAGAGATTGAGCTGGCTAAAAAGGAAGAAGAAGTTTTAGAAAAGTCAGAGACCTTATCTGATTCTACAGAATCCGCTGAATCTAGTGAAAATGAAGCAGGAATTATCTCAGAACAATCCCCAGCGGCTAGTAAGGAAGAAGCTAGACAAGAGAAAATTGTACAAGAGGAAGCTCAAGAAAAGATTCAGAGCGATGAGCAAGTAGAAGACTCATCTCAGGCACATAAGCAGGACCAACAGGATCAGAAAGATGACTTTGACCAAATTATCCTTGATGATGGTGAAGCTACTTTAGCAGCTGATTCAAAGGCGGAAGTTGAACCTAATTTTACACCCAACAAGGAAACTCCTACCAAGTTAGCCCCCAAGCCATCAGCTACAAAGTTGGTTTACTTAAGCCTTTTGGCTGTCCTTGTTTTAGGCGGAGCCTTCCTGGCTAAAAATCAGTATGACCACCATCAAAAGCTTGTCCTTGAACAAAAGGAGCAGGCTGCAAAAGATGAGGATCTCAAAAAACGGGAAGCGTCATTTGATACCCTATTTGCTAGTTTTTATACTGATAAGAACAAGGATGCCCTTAAAAATTCTAGCCTGTCAAATTATGATAATCTAGTTAAGGATCTTGATTCAGTCAAAGATAGTAGCAAGTATGCTAGCTATCAAACAGAAGTGTCTGATTTAAAGGCTCAAATTACTTCACTAGATGAGATTAATTCTAAGTTTCAAACAGATGTCATCAGTGATGGGAAGGTCAATCAAGATGCTAAGGTTAAGGATGGAGCTGACTTTAATATTAATAAGTCAAATCTAGCTAGCTTAAATCAGGCCATCGACAGTGCTATAGCCCTTGGTAAAAATCAACAGGCAGAAGCTGCTCAAAAGGCTGAGGAAGCCCGCAAGGCAGAAGAGGCAAAACAAGCTGAAGAAGCTCGTAAGGCAGAAGAAGCAAAACAAGCAGCGGCAGCTCAAGCGGCAGAAGCTAGTAAGGCCCAGGCGAATGCTGGTGCAAATTCAGGCTCGTCAGAAGCTGCAACAAGCCCTAAGGTTGATCAAGATTCCCTCTCTCGTGTTCCTATAAACCAAGCAGCAATTGCTGATACAAGTAATCCTGCTTGGACTTGGAAGGCTGGTGTACTTGACAATGTTCTTAATATTTCAAGGCAAAGGGGATACTTTGAAGGTGATAACTACTACATCAAGCCAGTCAATATTATAAACGGTAATGGCTACTATAACCTGTACAAATCTGATGGAACCTACCTATTCTCGATTAACTGTAAAACTGGTTACTTCTTTGGTAATGCATCAGGTCATGCCCTTGACTATTAA
- a CDS encoding amino acid ABC transporter ATP-binding protein — protein sequence MSKLKIDVNDLHKKYGKNEVLKGIDAKFYEGDVVCIIGPSGSGKSTFLRTLNGLEKITSGSVVVDDFDLSDKQTDFNQVRQNVGMVFQHFNLFPNMTVIDNITYAPVELKKMSLEDARKKANELLDTVGLLDKKDDMPESLSGGQKQRVAIARALAMNPDIMLFDEPTSALDPEMVGDVLDVMQDLAKQGMTMLIVTHEMGFARKVANRVLFTDGGVILEDGTPDEIFDHPKHPRLQTFLQQVLHS from the coding sequence ATGTCAAAATTAAAAATTGATGTCAATGACTTGCATAAAAAATATGGTAAAAATGAAGTCTTAAAAGGGATTGATGCTAAGTTCTATGAAGGGGATGTTGTTTGTATCATCGGCCCTTCTGGATCTGGAAAATCAACCTTCTTAAGAACCTTAAATGGTCTTGAAAAAATAACAAGTGGTTCTGTCGTTGTTGATGATTTTGACTTGTCAGACAAGCAAACTGATTTCAACCAGGTAAGGCAAAATGTTGGTATGGTATTCCAGCATTTCAACCTTTTCCCTAACATGACTGTTATTGATAACATTACTTATGCTCCTGTGGAACTTAAGAAGATGAGTCTTGAAGATGCTCGTAAAAAAGCAAATGAACTTCTTGATACAGTTGGTCTACTTGATAAAAAAGATGATATGCCCGAATCACTATCAGGTGGGCAAAAACAGCGTGTAGCTATTGCTCGTGCTCTTGCTATGAATCCTGATATCATGCTCTTTGATGAGCCTACTAGTGCCCTTGACCCAGAGATGGTTGGAGATGTACTTGATGTTATGCAAGATCTTGCTAAACAAGGGATGACCATGTTGATTGTTACCCATGAAATGGGATTTGCCCGTAAGGTTGCCAATCGCGTTCTCTTTACTGATGGTGGTGTTATCCTTGAAGATGGAACACCTGATGAGATTTTCGACCATCCTAAACATCCAAGGCTACAAACCTTCTTACAACAGGTACTACATTCATAA
- a CDS encoding ABC transporter substrate-binding protein/permease, with amino-acid sequence MNKKFLVVITLLISFFSAFTASADEKKVKIASDSTNAPFEFQNSDKKYEGIDVDLINKIAQMNNWDMDLSFPGFDAALNSLLSGKVDGVIAGMSITDERKKTFDFSDPYYKSEIVIATTKAKPITSYSQLKGKTVGVKNSTVAQEFITKHEKEYGYKIKSFNEASQMLDSLKIGDVDAIMDEKPVLAYTALQGQDLAINMPAEQVGNYGFAVKKGTNPDLIKEFNTSLAELKANGGYDAIVAKYVAKEDTEVAKKATPVKSLYNISSDSLFAPFEFQDSSKKYVGIDVDLLNAIAENQGFNLKMNFVGFQTAVDQTLASQADGMIAGMSITDERKKVFDFSDPYFTANATVAVKDSNKSIKSYEDLKDKTIGVKNGTASQDFLEKNQDKYGYKIKVFDTADTMYESLNTASIDAFMDDEPVVKYAIKQGKKFATPIEPEKIGEYGFAVKKGQNPELIEMFNNGLAQLKASGEYDKILNTYVGESTSTDSSSVDESTVVGILKNNWEQLLKGLELTLLLAVVSFILASIIGIILGLFSVSPSKFLRTFTEIYVDLIRGIPLMVLAIFIFYGIPNLLELITGKASPLNDFLAGTIALTLNSSAYIAEIVRSGVQAVPNGQMEASRSLGVSYGTTMRRVILPQAVKITIPSLVNQFIITLKDTTIISAIGLVELLQTGKIIVARNFQSFKVYGIIAIIYLIVIYALIRFARRLERKMK; translated from the coding sequence ATGAATAAAAAGTTTTTAGTTGTTATAACGCTTTTAATTTCATTTTTTTCAGCATTTACAGCAAGTGCTGATGAAAAAAAAGTTAAAATTGCTAGTGACTCGACCAATGCTCCCTTTGAGTTTCAAAATTCAGATAAAAAATATGAGGGTATTGACGTTGATTTAATTAATAAGATTGCTCAAATGAACAATTGGGATATGGACTTAAGTTTCCCAGGTTTCGATGCAGCCCTTAATTCCCTACTTTCTGGAAAAGTTGACGGTGTTATAGCCGGCATGTCAATTACTGATGAACGTAAAAAAACATTTGACTTCTCAGATCCTTACTACAAATCTGAAATTGTAATTGCAACAACCAAGGCAAAGCCAATCACATCTTACAGCCAACTTAAAGGTAAGACAGTCGGTGTTAAAAATAGCACGGTTGCTCAAGAATTTATTACCAAGCACGAAAAAGAGTATGGTTATAAGATCAAGAGCTTCAATGAAGCTTCACAAATGCTTGACAGCCTAAAAATTGGTGACGTTGATGCCATCATGGACGAAAAACCAGTTCTTGCTTACACTGCCCTACAAGGACAAGATCTTGCTATTAATATGCCAGCTGAACAAGTTGGAAATTATGGTTTCGCCGTTAAAAAAGGAACTAACCCTGATTTAATCAAAGAATTTAACACATCTCTTGCTGAACTTAAGGCAAATGGTGGTTATGATGCAATTGTTGCTAAATATGTAGCCAAAGAGGATACTGAGGTAGCTAAAAAGGCTACTCCTGTAAAGAGCCTTTATAATATTTCAAGTGACAGCCTCTTTGCTCCCTTTGAGTTCCAGGACTCTAGTAAAAAATATGTCGGAATCGACGTTGACCTACTAAATGCTATTGCTGAGAACCAAGGTTTCAACCTAAAAATGAACTTCGTTGGTTTCCAGACAGCTGTTGACCAAACCCTTGCCAGCCAGGCTGATGGTATGATTGCAGGTATGTCAATTACTGACGAACGTAAGAAGGTATTTGATTTCTCAGATCCATATTTTACAGCTAATGCAACTGTTGCTGTTAAAGACAGCAACAAGTCAATCAAGTCTTATGAAGATCTAAAAGATAAGACAATCGGTGTTAAAAACGGTACTGCTTCACAAGACTTCTTGGAAAAAAATCAAGATAAATATGGTTACAAGATTAAGGTCTTTGACACAGCCGATACCATGTATGAAAGCTTAAATACTGCAAGTATCGACGCCTTCATGGATGATGAGCCTGTTGTTAAATATGCCATCAAGCAAGGTAAGAAATTTGCTACACCAATTGAACCAGAAAAAATTGGTGAGTACGGATTTGCTGTTAAAAAAGGACAAAATCCTGAATTGATTGAAATGTTCAACAATGGACTTGCTCAACTTAAGGCAAGCGGTGAATATGACAAAATTCTTAATACCTATGTGGGTGAATCAACAAGTACAGACAGCTCATCTGTCGATGAATCAACTGTTGTTGGTATCCTTAAAAATAACTGGGAACAACTTCTAAAAGGTTTAGAACTTACCCTTCTACTTGCAGTTGTATCCTTCATCCTTGCTTCAATCATTGGGATAATTCTTGGACTCTTCAGTGTTAGCCCAAGTAAATTCCTAAGAACCTTTACAGAAATCTACGTTGACTTAATTCGTGGTATTCCACTTATGGTTCTTGCCATCTTCATCTTCTACGGAATCCCTAACCTACTTGAGTTAATTACCGGAAAAGCAAGTCCTTTAAATGACTTCCTAGCAGGTACAATTGCCCTTACCCTTAACTCTTCAGCCTACATTGCTGAGATTGTCCGTTCAGGTGTTCAGGCAGTTCCAAATGGTCAAATGGAAGCTAGCCGAAGTCTTGGAGTATCTTATGGAACTACCATGCGTCGCGTAATCCTTCCGCAAGCTGTTAAAATTACCATTCCAAGTCTTGTCAACCAGTTTATCATTACCCTTAAAGATACAACTATCATTAGTGCAATTGGTCTGGTTGAACTTCTACAAACAGGTAAAATCATTGTTGCCCGTAACTTCCAATCATTTAAAGTATATGGAATTATAGCAATCATCTACCTAATTGTAATCTACGCCCTTATCCGCTTCGCAAGAAGATTAGAGAGGAAAATGAAATAA
- the recU gene encoding Holliday junction resolvase RecU, with amino-acid sequence MINYPNGIRRQRILENKKPAEKKVNFANRGMNFETEINASNDYYLSRKIAVVHKRPTPIQIVKVDYPKRSKAKITEAYFRQASTTDYSGVYQGKYLDFEAKESKQKTMFPMKNFHDHQLEHMDQVLRQGGISFVLLHFSALYETYFLDSKFLIDYYKEHGTNKSLPIKYIKRHGHQIEMSGIPRVPYLEVINKYYLGEK; translated from the coding sequence ATGATTAATTATCCAAACGGAATTAGAAGGCAAAGAATTTTAGAAAATAAAAAACCAGCAGAAAAAAAAGTAAATTTTGCCAACCGCGGAATGAACTTTGAAACTGAGATCAATGCAAGTAACGACTACTACTTGAGCCGCAAGATTGCTGTTGTCCACAAGAGGCCAACCCCCATTCAGATTGTCAAGGTTGATTACCCCAAAAGAAGTAAGGCCAAGATAACTGAAGCTTATTTCAGGCAAGCTTCTACCACCGACTATTCAGGTGTTTATCAGGGCAAGTATCTTGACTTTGAGGCCAAGGAAAGCAAACAAAAAACCATGTTCCCCATGAAAAATTTTCATGACCACCAACTTGAACATATGGATCAGGTCTTAAGGCAGGGGGGAATATCCTTTGTTTTGCTGCATTTTTCGGCTCTTTACGAAACCTATTTTCTTGATTCAAAATTTTTAATTGACTATTATAAAGAACATGGAACTAATAAATCCCTACCTATAAAATATATTAAAAGGCATGGGCATCAAATTGAAATGAGCGGCATCCCAAGAGTTCCCTACTTGGAAGTTATAAACAAGTATTATTTAGGAGAAAAGTAA
- a CDS encoding class I SAM-dependent RNA methyltransferase yields MEKFNLVATCAAGIEALVSRELRDLGIENKIDENSRVLFSGSKETIAKANLWLRTADRVKIIVGEFEAHTFEELFQGVLALDWGAYLPLGYAFPITKAKAVKSTLHNEPSIQAITKKAVVKKLQKIFHRPDGVPLIENGPTVPIEVSLHKNKATILIDTSGESLFKRGYRVDKGGAPIKENMAASIIMLTNWRANMKRPFVDPTCGSGTFPIEAAMIARNIAPGLKRSFISEEWAWFGQDVYSKARIEARKAINDEIELDISGFDIDFRMVEIAKENAKKAGVYADINFKQMRVQDFRTDKFDGVIVSNPPYGERLLKFEDVKVLYKEMGEVFRPLVTWSKYILTSDLMFEEKYGAKATKKRKLYNGTLRVDLYQYFGKRI; encoded by the coding sequence ATGGAAAAATTTAATTTAGTGGCTACTTGTGCAGCTGGGATTGAGGCACTGGTATCAAGGGAGTTACGGGACCTTGGAATTGAAAATAAAATTGATGAAAATTCAAGGGTTTTATTTTCAGGGAGCAAGGAAACAATTGCCAAGGCCAACTTATGGCTTAGGACAGCTGATAGAGTAAAGATTATCGTTGGTGAATTTGAAGCTCATACCTTTGAAGAACTCTTTCAAGGAGTTTTGGCCCTCGATTGGGGTGCTTACCTGCCCTTAGGCTACGCCTTTCCCATTACCAAGGCCAAGGCTGTAAAATCGACCCTCCACAATGAGCCAAGTATTCAGGCCATTACTAAGAAGGCTGTTGTTAAGAAGTTACAGAAGATTTTTCACAGGCCTGATGGGGTTCCTTTGATTGAAAATGGACCAACTGTTCCAATTGAAGTGAGCCTACATAAGAACAAGGCCACTATCTTGATTGATACGAGTGGTGAAAGTCTCTTCAAACGTGGTTACAGGGTTGATAAGGGGGGAGCTCCCATTAAGGAAAATATGGCAGCTTCAATCATCATGCTGACCAACTGGCGGGCTAATATGAAGCGTCCCTTCGTTGATCCAACTTGTGGTAGTGGAACCTTTCCAATTGAGGCAGCCATGATTGCAAGGAATATTGCACCAGGCCTTAAGAGATCATTTATTAGTGAAGAGTGGGCTTGGTTTGGCCAAGATGTTTACAGTAAGGCTCGAATTGAAGCCCGTAAGGCAATCAATGATGAAATTGAACTTGATATTTCAGGCTTTGACATTGACTTTAGGATGGTTGAAATTGCTAAAGAAAATGCCAAGAAGGCAGGAGTTTATGCTGACATAAACTTTAAGCAGATGCGAGTCCAAGATTTCCGCACTGATAAGTTCGATGGGGTTATTGTTTCAAATCCACCATACGGAGAGCGTCTTTTAAAATTTGAAGATGTCAAGGTCTTATACAAGGAAATGGGAGAAGTTTTTAGACCCCTTGTTACCTGGAGTAAATACATCTTGACCAGTGATTTAATGTTTGAAGAAAAATACGGAGCAAAGGCAACTAAGAAGCGTAAACTTTACAATGGAACTTTGAGGGTTGACCTTTATCAATACTTTGGTAAGAGGATATGA
- the purB gene encoding adenylosuccinate lyase — protein MLERYTRPEMGAIWTEENKYRAWLEVEILADEAWAELGEIPVEDVVKIRENADFDLNRILEIEKETRHDVVAFTRAVSETLGEERKWVHYGLTSTDVVDTAYGYLYKQANDIIRQDLENFLQIIANKAREHKHTVMMGRTHGVHAEPTTFGLKLATWYSEMKRNIVRFETAARGVEAGKISGAVGTFANIPPFVEAYVCDKLGIRAQEISTQVLPRDLHAEYFSTLAIIATSIERMATEIRGLQKSEQREVEEFFAKGQKGSSAMPHKRNPIGSENMTGLARVVRGHAVTAYEDIPLWHERDISHSSAERIIAPDTTILVDYMLTRFSNIVKNLTVFPENMRRNMDATFGLIYSQHVMLTLIEKGMTREEAYDLVQPMTARSWDEQIMFRPLVEGSKKVREYLTDEDIDAAFDYNYHLKRVDEIFERVGL, from the coding sequence ATGTTAGAACGTTATACTCGCCCAGAGATGGGAGCAATTTGGACTGAGGAAAACAAGTACCGTGCGTGGCTTGAAGTTGAAATCTTAGCTGATGAAGCCTGGGCTGAACTTGGTGAAATTCCAGTGGAAGATGTGGTGAAAATTCGTGAAAATGCAGACTTTGATCTCAACCGAATCCTTGAAATTGAAAAAGAAACCCGCCATGACGTTGTAGCATTTACCCGTGCTGTTTCTGAAACCCTTGGTGAAGAAAGAAAGTGGGTTCACTATGGTTTAACTTCAACTGATGTAGTTGATACAGCCTATGGCTACCTTTATAAGCAAGCAAATGATATCATTAGACAAGACCTTGAAAACTTTCTGCAAATAATTGCAAACAAGGCTCGTGAGCACAAGCATACTGTCATGATGGGACGGACCCACGGGGTTCATGCTGAACCAACAACCTTTGGTTTGAAACTTGCTACCTGGTACTCTGAGATGAAACGTAATATTGTTCGCTTTGAGACAGCTGCCCGTGGTGTTGAAGCTGGAAAAATTTCAGGAGCCGTTGGAACCTTTGCCAATATTCCGCCATTTGTTGAAGCTTATGTCTGTGACAAATTAGGAATCCGTGCCCAAGAGATTTCAACTCAAGTTTTACCGCGTGATTTACATGCTGAATACTTTTCAACCCTTGCTATTATTGCAACAAGTATTGAGAGGATGGCAACTGAAATTCGTGGACTGCAAAAATCAGAACAACGTGAGGTTGAGGAATTCTTTGCTAAAGGGCAAAAGGGATCATCAGCCATGCCTCATAAGCGTAACCCAATCGGGTCTGAGAACATGACAGGTCTTGCCCGTGTCGTCCGTGGACATGCCGTGACTGCTTACGAGGATATTCCCCTTTGGCACGAACGTGACATCTCTCACTCATCAGCTGAGCGTATTATTGCACCAGACACAACCATCCTTGTTGATTACATGCTGACCCGTTTTTCAAATATTGTTAAAAACCTAACAGTATTCCCAGAAAATATGCGTCGTAATATGGATGCAACCTTTGGTCTAATCTATAGCCAGCATGTGATGCTCACCTTAATTGAAAAAGGAATGACCCGTGAAGAGGCTTATGACTTGGTTCAACCAATGACAGCAAGAAGTTGGGATGAGCAGATTATGTTTAGACCCCTTGTTGAAGGTAGCAAAAAGGTTCGTGAGTATCTGACTGATGAGGATATTGACGCAGCCTTTGATTACAACTATCACCTCAAACGTGTTGATGAAATTTTTGAAAGAGTTGGACTTTAA
- a CDS encoding SLOG family protein, with protein MKSILVCGYKDFELGIFKDNDQKVSLIKAVIRKKLLNLIDQGVEWFIFGGNKGFEFWVLEIVNELKEEYDLKTASIFAFENHGESWNEAAKSKLALFKGADYISYAYNHYENPGQFKEYNKFLLSHTDGIFCFYDSENPNNLKYLFALIEEADDYYQLSLSFDDLNEAYDEILGNDY; from the coding sequence ATGAAGAGTATACTAGTGTGTGGCTACAAGGATTTTGAGCTGGGAATTTTTAAGGATAATGACCAGAAAGTTTCTTTGATTAAGGCAGTTATTAGGAAAAAGTTATTAAATTTAATTGACCAGGGTGTTGAATGGTTTATTTTTGGTGGTAATAAGGGCTTTGAATTTTGGGTTTTAGAGATTGTAAATGAGCTGAAGGAAGAATATGACCTAAAAACGGCCAGTATATTTGCCTTTGAGAATCACGGTGAATCATGGAATGAGGCAGCTAAGAGTAAACTTGCGTTGTTTAAGGGAGCTGACTATATTAGCTATGCCTATAATCACTATGAAAATCCTGGTCAATTCAAGGAGTATAATAAATTTCTTTTAAGTCATACGGATGGAATCTTTTGTTTTTATGATTCTGAAAATCCCAATAATTTAAAATATTTGTTTGCCTTGATTGAAGAAGCAGATGATTACTACCAATTGTCCTTAAGTTTTGATGACCTTAATGAGGCCTATGACGAAATCTTAGGTAATGATTATTAA
- a CDS encoding PBP1A family penicillin-binding protein: protein MANQGKKIIKTRLKRGKTPKKQINQKYWKALKYILIAGISLFIVGFIAASSLFVYYARTAPELDISKLESHSSSIIYDKDGQVIANLGTEKRDLITTKDIPITLVNAITSIEDHRFFNHRGVDPVRIFGSFLHNAKSGTTQGGSTLTQQLIKLSYFSTNKTDQTIKRKAQEAWLAVQLERKESKEEILTLYINKVFMANGYYGMRTASLAYYGKELKDLNLAQTALLAGMPQSPNGYNPYTNPEDATLRRNVVLASMLKYKKISQEDYDNAINTPITDGLQQLKPSVSVPSYLDNFIKQAIEEVQETTGQDVMTDGLKVYTTVDSNAQQRLYDIVNSDDYVNFPDDDMQVASTVTDVKSGAVVAQIGGRKVPEGTVFGNNQAVNTDRDWGSTMKPLVDYGPAFEYGIYNTTKKTINDAPYNWPGTNDPVYNWDRRYYGQMTVRQALVQSRNIPAIKTLESVGLTKANDFVNGLGIHFSPSIVYSNSISSNTQEAGNEYGASSEKMAAAYAAMASGGIYTKPYYVTKIVTDDGQEKVTSPVQTRAMKETTAYTMTSILKDVITGGTMTNGYIPGLYQAGKTGTSNYNDSQINQVLADYGKYISYGETVAPDENFVGYTTNYSMAVWTGYANRMIPLYGQKLEVALDVYREMMKDLSANVPNVDWKVPQGISLSGKEVTITK, encoded by the coding sequence ATGGCTAATCAAGGAAAAAAAATTATTAAAACCCGATTAAAGAGAGGGAAGACACCAAAGAAACAAATAAATCAGAAGTACTGGAAGGCATTAAAATATATTTTAATAGCTGGAATATCCCTCTTCATCGTAGGCTTTATAGCAGCTTCTTCTCTCTTTGTCTACTATGCAAGAACGGCACCTGAACTTGACATAAGTAAATTAGAAAGCCACTCCTCTTCTATTATATACGATAAAGATGGACAGGTTATTGCAAATCTTGGAACAGAAAAAAGGGATTTAATTACCACCAAGGATATTCCCATAACCTTGGTCAATGCTATTACATCAATTGAGGACCACCGCTTCTTCAACCACCGGGGAGTTGACCCTGTCAGGATTTTTGGAAGCTTTCTCCACAATGCTAAAAGCGGAACAACCCAAGGGGGGTCAACCCTTACCCAGCAGCTGATCAAACTATCTTATTTTTCAACCAATAAGACTGACCAGACAATTAAGAGAAAGGCCCAAGAAGCCTGGTTGGCCGTTCAGCTGGAAAGAAAGGAATCTAAGGAAGAGATTCTAACCCTCTACATCAACAAGGTATTCATGGCCAATGGTTACTACGGAATGCGGACAGCTTCTCTTGCCTACTATGGTAAGGAACTAAAAGATTTAAACCTGGCTCAAACAGCCCTTTTAGCCGGTATGCCCCAGTCACCAAATGGATACAATCCCTATACCAATCCAGAGGACGCTACCCTCCGAAGGAATGTGGTTTTAGCTTCCATGCTCAAGTACAAGAAGATATCCCAAGAAGATTATGATAATGCCATTAACACTCCTATTACCGATGGCTTGCAGCAGCTTAAACCATCAGTAAGTGTTCCAAGTTATCTCGATAATTTCATCAAGCAGGCCATTGAAGAGGTCCAAGAAACAACCGGGCAAGATGTTATGACAGATGGGCTTAAGGTTTATACAACAGTCGACAGCAATGCCCAACAACGTCTCTATGACATTGTGAATAGTGATGACTATGTTAATTTCCCAGATGATGACATGCAAGTGGCCTCAACCGTTACTGACGTTAAAAGTGGTGCTGTAGTTGCTCAAATCGGGGGAAGAAAAGTTCCTGAAGGTACAGTCTTTGGGAACAACCAGGCTGTTAATACCGACCGAGATTGGGGATCAACCATGAAACCCCTTGTCGATTACGGACCAGCCTTTGAATACGGTATTTACAATACGACCAAAAAGACAATCAATGATGCCCCTTATAATTGGCCTGGGACAAATGATCCCGTCTACAACTGGGACCGTAGGTATTATGGTCAAATGACAGTCAGACAGGCTCTTGTACAGTCAAGAAATATTCCTGCCATTAAAACTCTTGAAAGCGTTGGCCTAACCAAGGCAAATGACTTCGTAAATGGCCTTGGTATCCACTTTTCTCCAAGTATCGTCTACTCAAACAGTATCTCAAGTAACACCCAAGAAGCAGGGAATGAATACGGAGCAAGTTCTGAAAAAATGGCCGCAGCTTACGCTGCCATGGCAAGTGGTGGTATCTATACCAAGCCTTATTATGTAACTAAGATTGTTACTGATGATGGTCAGGAAAAAGTCACAAGTCCTGTTCAGACAAGGGCCATGAAGGAAACTACAGCCTATACCATGACCAGCATCTTAAAGGATGTTATAACTGGTGGTACCATGACCAATGGTTATATCCCAGGCCTCTACCAGGCAGGTAAGACCGGGACAAGTAACTATAATGACAGCCAAATCAACCAAGTCCTAGCTGATTACGGCAAATATATCAGCTACGGGGAAACTGTCGCCCCTGATGAAAACTTTGTCGGCTACACTACCAATTATTCAATGGCCGTCTGGACCGGTTATGCTAATAGAATGATTCCACTCTACGGGCAAAAATTAGAGGTAGCTCTTGATGTCTACAGGGAGATGATGAAGGACTTATCAGCCAATGTACCTAATGTTGATTGGAAGGTTCCTCAAGGAATTAGCCTAAGTGGTAAGGAAGTAACAATCACCAAATAA
- a CDS encoding DivIVA domain-containing protein: MTKYKFTPKDIFEQHFDRKMRGYDPDQVDLMLDDVIRDYESFQDEILALREENEFLRSKLANAEKQASPNPADFGDTKRIEPVEVVKATQEVKAAPKAEKYQEGSNFDVLKRLSRLELAVFGPKTEEN; encoded by the coding sequence ATGACCAAATATAAATTCACACCAAAAGATATTTTTGAGCAACATTTTGACCGTAAAATGAGGGGTTATGATCCAGATCAAGTTGATTTAATGCTTGATGATGTAATCCGCGATTACGAAAGCTTCCAGGATGAGATTTTAGCCCTTAGGGAAGAAAATGAATTCTTGCGTTCAAAACTTGCTAATGCCGAAAAGCAAGCAAGTCCTAACCCAGCTGATTTTGGGGATACAAAAAGGATTGAACCTGTCGAAGTTGTTAAAGCTACTCAAGAGGTCAAGGCTGCTCCTAAGGCTGAAAAATATCAAGAGGGTTCAAATTTTGATGTCTTAAAACGTTTGTCAAGGCTTGAACTTGCGGTCTTTGGACCTAAGACTGAGGAAAACTAA